A window of the Sabethes cyaneus chromosome 1, idSabCyanKW18_F2, whole genome shotgun sequence genome harbors these coding sequences:
- the LOC128733118 gene encoding probable G-protein coupled receptor Mth-like 11, with amino-acid sequence MEYKFCYKSHQLVVLIGCVLATIVSADMTAENVPTALTVKEQSCCLDSDVLSTSHHGCFNQTANVTYNVVLNCTQHYLIYQELEVEVHVNPKGALVDGNYEVEWTDYCSATLLDGDEKQPVFMVCFNNDGYTSSLSFYFSKGIMMLISVFFLAVTLYIYFLIPDLRETQDKVTSIAVTCLMMFMLLLSVVQLGTSITYSSLCSVIAFLMYFFLISYFAWLNTVMANVWKLTVARQWKIKERAWYILNHIYANTVALTLTAMVYVYHMRNATFGEISCWFRTEREQSYFVYLPLSVMLSINIFLFVWTSYHLHTSGDDISPDRKKALRYKCMLYLKLFLLAGLIWIFEIISFHVGDGHLGRSWFWILIDSINCLHGVLIFFVLIVWRQRIKRELSGRRILCFRGPASWSQLKDDEQEQLADEDREYGKYDLIIK; translated from the exons ATGGAGTACAAATTTTGCTACAAAAGCCATCAGCTGGTTGTGTTAATTGGTTGCGTTTTAGCAACTATAGTTAGCGCAGATATGACCGCAGAAAATGTCCCGACGGCCCTCACAGTAAAAGAGCAATCATGCTGCCTAGACTCAGACGTGCTATCTACATCCCATCATGGTTGCTTTAATCAAACGGCAAACGTTACGTACAACGTGGTGCTCAACTGCACCCAGCACTATCTTATATATCAGGAGTTGGAAGTAGAGGTGCATGTGAACCCGAAAGGTGCGCTGGTCGACGGAAACTATGAAGTTGAATGGACAGA CTACTGCTCGGCCACTTTACTGGACGGAGACGAGAAGCAACCGGTGTTTATGGTGTGCTTTAACAACGACGGGTACACTTCGAGCTTATCGTTCTACTTTAGCAAAGGAATTATGATGCTAATATCGGTATTCTTCCTTGCTGTTACGCTTTACATATACTTTTTGATTCCGGATCTGCGGGAGACCCAGGATAAGGTTACATCGATTGCAGTTACTTGCCTGATGATGTTCATGTTGCTATTGAGTGTGGTTCAGCTGGGAACATCCATTACCTACAGCTCTCTATGCTCGGTGATAG CGTTTCTGATGTATTTCTTTCTGATCAGCTACTTTGCCTGGCTCAACACCGTGATGGCTAACGTGTGGAAGTTAACAGT GGCCCGACAGTGGAAAATTAAAGAGCGTGCTTGGTATATCCTCAACCACATTTATGCAAACACGGTAGCGCTCACGTTGACAGCGATGGTCTACGTTTACCATATGCGAAACGCTACCTTCGGAGAAATATCCTGCTGGTTCAGAA CCGAACGAGAACAGTCGTACTTCGTCTACTTGCCGCTAAGTGTAATGCTGAGCATCAACATTTTCCTCTTCGTTTGGACCAGTTACCATCTGCACACCAGCGGAGACGATATTAGTCCCGATCGGAAGAAGGCATTACGATACAA ATGTATGCTTTATTTGAAACTGTTCTTGCTGGCTGGTCTAATATGgatattcgaaatcatctcgttCCACGTTGGGGATGGCCATCTAGGTCGTTCCTGGTTCTG GATTCTAATCGATTCGATAAACTGCCTGCACGGGGTGCTGATCTTCTTTGTTTTGATCGTTTGGCGGCAACGTATAAAGAGGGAACTTTCCGGCCGGCGGATATTATGCTTCCGTGGCCCGGCAAGCTGGTCTCAGTTGAAAGATGACGAACAGGAACAGTTAGCAGATGAAG ATCGAGAGTACGGAAAGTATGACTTGATCATCAAGTAA